A genomic stretch from Chryseobacterium sp. SNU WT5 includes:
- the dinB gene encoding DNA polymerase IV, protein MNRAIAHMDLDTFFVSCERLQEPKLNGIPVIIGGGDRGVVASCSYEARYFGVRSAMPIKMAMRLCPEAKVIRGDYERYSKFSKEVTEIIQEKVPILEKASIDEFYMDLSGMDQFFGCYQWTKEIADSVTKNTGLPISFALSTNKTVSKIGTGESKPVGRLEIPAQNIKPFLNPLSVRKIPMVGDVTFQLLSRIGIRTIQTLADMPVLVLQQMIGKNGGELWKKANGIDLTPVVPYSERKSLSKEHTFTNDTMDIFELKRLISGMAESLAYQLRKEKWLTSTVVLKIRYANFDTETKQCKISYTSIDHTLARVALDLFEKLYTRRMRLRLIGLRFTNLVHGTYQMNLFEDSEELMNLYQAMDRMKNRFGKNAVGRASGFELIA, encoded by the coding sequence ATGAATCGAGCAATTGCACATATGGATTTGGACACTTTCTTTGTGTCTTGTGAAAGGTTACAGGAACCAAAATTAAATGGTATTCCTGTCATTATTGGTGGTGGTGATCGTGGAGTAGTGGCTTCTTGCTCTTATGAAGCACGTTATTTCGGGGTGCGATCTGCAATGCCAATTAAAATGGCAATGCGATTATGTCCAGAAGCAAAAGTAATCCGTGGTGATTATGAACGTTACTCGAAATTTTCTAAAGAAGTAACCGAAATTATTCAGGAGAAAGTTCCGATTTTGGAAAAAGCCAGCATCGATGAATTTTATATGGATCTCTCCGGTATGGATCAGTTTTTTGGCTGTTATCAATGGACTAAAGAAATTGCAGATTCCGTGACTAAAAATACAGGTTTGCCTATCAGTTTTGCGTTGTCCACGAATAAAACGGTTTCCAAAATCGGTACTGGAGAATCAAAACCTGTCGGAAGATTAGAAATTCCGGCTCAAAATATAAAACCATTTCTCAATCCTTTATCCGTTAGGAAAATCCCGATGGTTGGCGATGTGACTTTTCAACTGCTTTCGAGAATCGGAATTAGAACGATTCAGACTTTAGCCGATATGCCCGTTTTGGTTTTACAGCAAATGATTGGAAAAAATGGAGGCGAACTTTGGAAAAAAGCGAATGGAATCGATCTCACTCCCGTTGTTCCGTATTCCGAAAGAAAATCGCTTTCCAAAGAACATACTTTTACGAATGATACCATGGATATTTTTGAACTGAAGAGATTAATTTCGGGTATGGCAGAATCACTGGCATATCAGTTGAGAAAAGAGAAATGGCTGACTTCCACCGTAGTTTTAAAAATCCGATATGCCAATTTCGATACCGAAACCAAACAGTGTAAAATCTCTTATACGTCGATTGACCATACTTTAGCAAGAGTCGCTTTGGATCTATTTGAGAAACTCTACACCCGAAGAATGCGACTCCGTTTGATCGGATTACGGTTTACGAATCTCGTGCACGGAACCTATCAAATGAATTTATTTGAGGACAGCGAAGAATTAATGAATCTCTATCAGGCCATGGACCGTATGAAAAACCGCTTTGGTAAAAATGCGGTGGGACGCGCTTCTGGATTTGAGCTGATTGCCTGA
- a CDS encoding XRE family transcriptional regulator gives MSILSENMRYLRGQQKYSQQKIADDLLITRGRYAKYEDGSSEPPIEILIRLSKYFRISIDLLVGLDLSKYSLEKMMKLPDNRTILPITVDEKGENKIEIIPEKAQMGYLQGYSDPEYIEKLQTISLPFLRNGKFRAFPASGDSMPPFKNGTFIVGKYVENVSDLKKDKTYIFITQNEGVVYKRFEKKTSRNITVSSDNPLYKPYDIKLSELVEIWEYACSINTAEFETETLDMMTVKDMFLSLKKEIDLIKKK, from the coding sequence ATGTCAATTTTATCAGAAAACATGCGGTATCTGAGAGGTCAGCAAAAATACTCGCAACAGAAAATCGCTGATGACCTTTTAATTACCCGCGGGCGGTACGCAAAATATGAAGATGGCTCCAGTGAACCACCTATCGAAATTCTAATTCGTCTGTCTAAATATTTCCGAATAAGCATCGATTTATTGGTCGGTCTGGATTTGAGTAAATATTCTTTAGAAAAGATGATGAAGCTACCAGATAACCGCACTATTCTTCCGATTACGGTCGATGAAAAAGGGGAAAACAAAATAGAGATTATTCCCGAAAAAGCTCAAATGGGTTATCTGCAAGGCTACAGCGATCCGGAATATATTGAGAAATTACAAACGATTTCGCTGCCTTTTTTGAGGAACGGAAAATTCCGGGCGTTCCCGGCGAGTGGAGATTCAATGCCGCCTTTTAAAAACGGAACTTTCATCGTGGGAAAATATGTGGAAAATGTAAGCGATCTAAAGAAAGATAAAACTTATATTTTCATTACCCAAAATGAAGGCGTTGTTTATAAAAGATTTGAAAAGAAAACATCCAGAAATATTACGGTGAGTTCTGATAATCCGTTGTATAAGCCTTATGATATTAAACTTTCTGAGTTGGTGGAGATATGGGAATATGCGTGCAGTATTAATACGGCGGAATTCGAAACGGAAACTCTGGATATGATGACGGTGAAGGATATGTTTTTGAGTTTGAAAAAAGAAATTGATTTGATTAAAAAGAAGTAA
- the recQ gene encoding DNA helicase RecQ: MVNNSVTISNLLKTHFGYSTFRFNQEAIINDILEGKDVLTIMPTGGGKSVCYQLPALLLPGTAIVISPLIALMKDQVDVLSSNAIPAAFINSSQDSSLNNLVFKKLQEGKLKLLYVAPESLPNLLPHLSKIEISLIAVDEAHCISSWGHDFRPAYTQLGYLKEQFPQKPIAAFTATADKATQHDIVTQLNIPKAEIHLSSFDRANLFLEVRPANNRMNQIFNFLEARPNTSGIIYCLSRNSTEMIAKKLIKSGYKAIAYHAGLTAEQRSEIQEKFITDETPVIVATIAFGMGIDKGNVRWVIHYNLPKNIEGYYQEIGRGGRDGLPSDSLLFYSYADVVQLRKFTDDAANKEYQIAKLNRMQQYAEALSCRRIVLLNYFGEQVTENCHNCDICKAPPHYFDGTLLAQKVCSAIARLQEQESTGMVIDVLRGAKNALVLEKGYQNIKTFGILKNTSWLDLQQYIIQMINQGILEIRFHEKGRLLLTSLAKKILFENKSVRLATLQKQITEKKVYEPKAYVDAALFQKLRDLRLSIAKEENVPAFVIFNDASLKDMADRQPRNVVEFQNISGVGSVKLEKFGSQFLEVIAEHQES; encoded by the coding sequence ATGGTAAATAATTCAGTTACAATTTCAAATCTTCTAAAAACTCATTTTGGTTACAGCACTTTTCGATTCAATCAGGAAGCGATTATCAATGATATTTTAGAGGGTAAAGATGTGTTGACGATCATGCCAACAGGTGGTGGCAAATCTGTTTGCTATCAATTGCCTGCTTTACTTCTTCCTGGTACTGCAATCGTTATTTCACCCTTAATCGCTTTAATGAAGGATCAGGTTGATGTATTATCATCCAATGCAATTCCGGCCGCTTTTATCAACAGCAGTCAGGATAGTTCCCTTAATAATCTTGTCTTTAAAAAATTGCAAGAGGGGAAATTGAAATTACTGTATGTCGCCCCTGAAAGTTTGCCTAATCTGTTACCGCATTTATCAAAAATTGAAATCAGTCTTATTGCAGTAGATGAAGCCCATTGCATCTCTTCTTGGGGACATGATTTTCGTCCAGCCTATACCCAATTGGGATATTTGAAGGAACAATTTCCTCAGAAACCGATTGCTGCGTTTACGGCGACAGCGGATAAGGCCACACAGCACGACATTGTAACGCAGTTAAATATTCCCAAAGCCGAGATTCATCTTTCCTCTTTTGATCGAGCAAATTTGTTTTTAGAGGTTCGTCCCGCAAATAACAGGATGAATCAGATTTTTAATTTTTTGGAAGCAAGACCGAATACGAGTGGTATCATCTACTGTTTGAGTAGAAACAGCACCGAGATGATTGCAAAGAAATTAATTAAAAGTGGTTACAAAGCAATAGCATATCACGCCGGGTTAACTGCTGAGCAAAGATCTGAAATACAAGAAAAATTTATTACCGATGAAACGCCGGTTATTGTAGCAACGATCGCATTTGGAATGGGGATTGACAAAGGAAATGTGCGTTGGGTAATTCATTATAATTTGCCCAAAAATATAGAAGGCTACTACCAAGAAATAGGGCGAGGTGGAAGAGATGGTTTGCCGTCTGACAGTCTTTTATTTTACAGTTACGCAGATGTAGTTCAATTGAGAAAATTTACAGATGATGCTGCTAATAAAGAATATCAAATCGCCAAACTCAACAGAATGCAGCAATACGCAGAAGCTTTGAGTTGCCGCAGAATTGTTTTACTCAATTATTTTGGAGAACAGGTAACCGAAAACTGCCACAATTGTGATATTTGTAAGGCGCCACCTCACTATTTTGATGGGACGCTTCTAGCGCAGAAAGTCTGTTCTGCAATTGCCAGATTGCAGGAGCAGGAATCTACTGGTATGGTGATTGATGTTTTGCGTGGAGCCAAGAATGCTTTGGTTTTAGAAAAAGGTTATCAGAATATAAAAACTTTTGGTATTCTAAAAAACACTTCTTGGTTGGATTTGCAGCAGTATATTATTCAAATGATCAATCAGGGAATTTTGGAGATTCGTTTTCATGAAAAAGGAAGATTATTATTAACTTCACTGGCAAAGAAAATTTTGTTCGAAAATAAAAGCGTACGATTGGCAACGCTTCAAAAACAAATCACAGAAAAGAAAGTTTATGAACCTAAGGCGTATGTTGACGCTGCGCTCTTCCAAAAATTGCGGGATCTGCGGCTGAGCATTGCGAAAGAAGAAAATGTACCTGCTTTTGTCATTTTTAATGATGCTTCTTTAAAAGACATGGCTGATAGACAACCAAGAAATGTGGTAGAATTTCAAAACATTTCTGGGGTAGGAAGTGTAAAACTGGAAAAATTTGGGTCCCAATTTTTAGAGGTAATTGCTGAGCATCAAGAGAGTTAA
- the crcB gene encoding fluoride efflux transporter CrcB codes for MRFLISNYTQKLWNVNSFPMGTFVVNIIGCFLIGVFTSYFLKVDNYLKFLLITGFCGGFTTFSTFSAENYSLYQSGNYPIMLFYILLSVMVGLGAVYLGLQVAKN; via the coding sequence TTGCGCTTCCTGATCTCCAACTATACCCAGAAGCTATGGAATGTCAATTCCTTCCCGATGGGCACGTTTGTGGTAAATATCATAGGCTGTTTCCTGATCGGTGTATTTACTTCTTATTTCCTTAAAGTCGATAATTATCTGAAGTTTCTATTGATCACGGGATTTTGTGGTGGTTTTACAACGTTCTCAACCTTCTCGGCGGAAAATTATTCATTGTATCAAAGTGGCAACTATCCGATAATGTTATTTTACATTTTATTGAGTGTAATGGTAGGTTTAGGCGCGGTTTACCTCGGTTTACAGGTCGCTAAAAATTAA
- the trxB gene encoding thioredoxin-disulfide reductase — protein sequence MEENILDCVIVGSGPAGFTAAIYAARADLKPELYTGLEPGGQLTTTTEVDNFPGYPNGITGPEMMMDLQKQAERFETKVHYEMITKAEFSQEVGGVHKLWAGNKEILTKTVIISTGATAKYLGLDDEKKYMGGGVSACATCDGFFYKGKDVIVVGAGDTAAEEATYLAKLVNKVTILVRKDYMRASKAMVHRVNNTANIEVKFNHELTGIEGENNLVERGVVINNLTQETSKIDVHGIFIAIGHKPNTEVFKGQIDLDENGYINTIPGSSKTNLPGVFAVGDVQDSHYRQAITAAGSGCMGAMDAEKYLGELE from the coding sequence ATGGAAGAAAATATTTTAGACTGCGTGATTGTAGGTTCTGGACCAGCAGGATTTACAGCTGCAATTTACGCAGCCAGAGCCGACTTAAAACCAGAATTATATACGGGACTTGAACCAGGAGGTCAGTTAACGACCACAACGGAAGTTGACAATTTCCCCGGGTATCCCAATGGGATTACCGGTCCCGAAATGATGATGGATTTGCAAAAGCAAGCCGAAAGATTCGAAACTAAAGTTCATTATGAAATGATCACCAAAGCGGAATTCTCTCAAGAAGTTGGTGGAGTTCATAAGTTATGGGCAGGAAATAAAGAGATTTTAACCAAAACCGTAATTATTTCAACAGGAGCAACTGCAAAATATTTAGGTTTAGACGACGAGAAAAAATACATGGGCGGCGGCGTTTCTGCGTGTGCTACGTGTGACGGATTTTTCTACAAAGGAAAAGATGTGATCGTTGTAGGAGCAGGAGATACAGCAGCTGAAGAAGCTACATACTTAGCGAAGTTGGTGAACAAAGTAACTATTTTGGTACGTAAAGATTATATGCGTGCCTCCAAAGCAATGGTTCACAGAGTAAATAACACCGCAAATATCGAAGTAAAATTCAACCACGAATTAACCGGAATTGAAGGAGAAAATAATTTAGTCGAGAGAGGAGTGGTGATCAATAACTTGACTCAAGAAACTTCTAAAATCGACGTTCACGGAATTTTTATCGCCATCGGTCACAAACCGAATACAGAAGTATTTAAAGGTCAGATCGATTTAGATGAAAACGGATATATCAATACCATTCCTGGATCATCCAAAACCAATTTACCTGGAGTTTTTGCTGTGGGTGATGTTCAAGATAGCCATTACAGACAAGCAATTACGGCTGCTGGAAGTGGATGTATGGGTGCAATGGATGCAGAGAAGTATTTAGGAGAATTGGAGTAA
- a CDS encoding DUF2254 domain-containing protein: protein MIAVGFLFLSWIMLVLDFSPFGKELKSSLSWLSLKDAGTARTIISTVAGAIISLTVFSFSMVMIVLNQAASQMSNRVLNSMIENRFQQVILGIYIGTIVYALFLLSTIRDISSGIYVPTLSIYLLILLTVIDIFLFIYFLDYVTQTVKYETVIDRVRKQTFKTMEKDFELIKNQSFNWKHLLSREIKAQKSDYFQGFNEKRLLDYCVENDLYVSFYFRQGTFILEDTPCIRVYKKDEITDDQLKTISDSADFFSGQPIDRSADYGFNQLAEIALKALSPGINDPATAVLSLHAIFALLQFKMTHELPAFLYDDEKTPRIYRPTSNFTQNFEKCVVPIWNYGKEDQYIQTQLFGMITQIQKLDSENHFRELFETWLRKIEIEKQSFCN, encoded by the coding sequence TTGATTGCTGTTGGTTTCCTGTTTTTATCCTGGATCATGTTGGTTTTGGACTTTTCTCCTTTTGGTAAAGAGTTGAAATCCAGCTTAAGTTGGCTCAGTTTAAAAGATGCAGGAACAGCCCGAACAATTATTTCTACGGTTGCGGGCGCAATTATTTCGCTCACCGTTTTCAGTTTTTCGATGGTAATGATTGTGCTAAATCAGGCGGCTTCGCAAATGAGCAACCGCGTGTTGAACAGCATGATTGAAAACCGTTTTCAGCAAGTAATTTTAGGAATATATATTGGAACCATCGTTTATGCTTTGTTTCTATTGAGTACGATCAGGGATATTTCCAGTGGTATTTATGTTCCGACACTCAGTATTTATCTTCTTATTTTATTAACGGTAATTGATATTTTCTTGTTTATTTATTTCCTGGATTATGTCACCCAAACAGTGAAATATGAAACGGTGATTGATCGGGTAAGAAAGCAGACGTTTAAAACCATGGAAAAGGATTTTGAACTTATTAAAAATCAATCCTTTAATTGGAAACATTTGCTTTCGAGAGAGATTAAAGCACAGAAATCAGATTATTTTCAAGGGTTCAATGAGAAAAGACTGCTGGATTATTGTGTTGAAAATGATTTATATGTTTCCTTTTATTTTCGTCAAGGCACTTTTATTTTAGAGGATACGCCTTGTATTCGCGTTTACAAAAAAGATGAAATTACCGATGATCAATTAAAAACAATTTCAGATTCAGCAGATTTTTTCAGCGGCCAACCCATTGACCGAAGTGCAGATTATGGCTTCAATCAGTTGGCAGAAATTGCGCTAAAAGCTTTAAGTCCAGGAATTAATGATCCAGCGACGGCTGTTTTAAGTCTTCATGCGATTTTTGCGCTGCTCCAATTTAAAATGACGCATGAACTTCCTGCCTTTCTATATGACGATGAAAAAACACCCCGAATTTATCGTCCAACGTCCAACTTCACTCAGAATTTTGAGAAGTGCGTCGTGCCGATTTGGAATTATGGAAAAGAAGACCAATACATTCAAACGCAATTATTCGGTATGATTACCCAAATACAAAAGTTGGATTCTGAAAATCATTTTAGAGAGCTTTTTGAAACTTGGCTAAGAAAAATCGAAATCGAAAAACAGAGCTTTTGTAATTGA
- a CDS encoding dipeptidyl-peptidase 3 family protein, whose amino-acid sequence MKKSKITLLALATVLLFSCTVQQKTGSESTTQEQSTAINGNSIDRFADIEVLRYDVPGWNDLTLKEKEYVYYLSQAGYAGRDIIWDQNYQHNLEIRRALEHIYQNYNGNKNTEDWQNFEIYLKRIWFANGIHHHYSNEKMKPAFSRAYFDQLLKESSTKMDPVIADVLFNDKDTKKVNLDLSKGLLRVSAVNFYGQGVTSEEADTFYAKMKSPDAQRPLSTGLNSKLVKENGKLTEKVWKSGGMYGSAIDQVISWLEKARTVTENQKQANALALLIKYYKSGDLKAWDDYNVAWVDATEGNIDYINGFIEVYNDPLGHKGSFESVVQIKDFDMSKKMEVISKEAQWFEDHSPLLPQHKKKNVVGVSYKTVVVASESGDSSPSTPIGVNLPNADWIRAEHGSKSISLGNIIDAYDKAAGSGRLKEFVNDDEELRLAQKYGELSSKLHTALHEVVGHASGQINPGVGTPKETLKSYASTMEEGRADLVGLYFLYDPKLQELGLVDNWKELGMAAYDNYIRNGLMMQLVRLDPGADIEESHMRNRQWVSAWVFEKGKKDNVIEKVVRNGKTYYNITDYAKLHELFGELLRETQRIKSEGDYNAAKNLVENYGVKVDQNLHKEVLTRNAKYKEAAYRGFVNPYITPVVGSNGKVTDYVLKYPKTFAEQMLYYAKEYSFLPDHN is encoded by the coding sequence ATGAAAAAATCCAAAATCACCCTTCTTGCGCTTGCTACCGTACTTTTATTTTCTTGTACTGTGCAGCAAAAGACCGGGTCTGAATCGACTACACAAGAGCAAAGTACAGCAATCAACGGAAACAGTATCGACCGCTTTGCCGACATCGAAGTACTTCGGTACGATGTCCCCGGTTGGAATGATCTGACCTTAAAAGAAAAGGAATACGTGTATTACCTCAGCCAGGCGGGCTATGCAGGCCGCGACATCATCTGGGATCAGAATTACCAACACAACCTGGAGATCCGTCGAGCGCTGGAACATATTTACCAAAATTATAACGGCAACAAAAATACAGAGGATTGGCAGAATTTTGAAATTTACCTGAAACGGATCTGGTTCGCCAACGGTATCCATCATCATTATTCCAATGAGAAGATGAAACCTGCTTTTAGCAGAGCGTATTTTGATCAGCTTTTAAAAGAGAGCAGCACAAAAATGGATCCCGTAATTGCTGATGTTCTTTTTAATGACAAGGACACCAAGAAGGTGAATCTGGATCTGAGCAAAGGCCTCCTGCGTGTCTCTGCTGTTAATTTCTACGGCCAGGGCGTTACGTCTGAAGAAGCGGATACTTTTTACGCCAAAATGAAAAGTCCCGATGCACAGCGTCCACTTTCTACCGGTTTAAACTCCAAACTAGTGAAAGAAAATGGCAAGTTGACCGAAAAAGTCTGGAAAAGCGGTGGCATGTACGGTTCGGCGATTGACCAGGTAATATCCTGGTTGGAAAAAGCCAGAACGGTAACTGAAAATCAAAAACAGGCAAACGCTTTAGCCTTGCTCATCAAATATTATAAAAGCGGTGACCTGAAAGCCTGGGACGATTATAACGTTGCGTGGGTTGATGCCACTGAAGGAAACATCGATTACATCAACGGTTTCATCGAAGTGTATAACGATCCGCTCGGCCACAAAGGTTCTTTTGAAAGTGTGGTACAGATCAAAGATTTTGATATGTCGAAAAAAATGGAAGTGATCTCCAAAGAGGCGCAGTGGTTTGAAGATCACTCTCCTCTTCTGCCTCAGCACAAAAAAAAGAATGTAGTGGGCGTAAGTTATAAAACAGTAGTTGTGGCATCAGAATCCGGTGACTCTTCCCCGAGCACGCCGATCGGTGTGAACCTTCCGAATGCGGACTGGATTCGTGCAGAACACGGCTCGAAATCCATTTCATTGGGTAACATTATCGATGCTTATGATAAAGCAGCAGGCTCTGGTAGACTGAAGGAATTTGTGAACGACGATGAGGAACTTCGTCTGGCTCAGAAATATGGTGAGCTTTCCAGCAAACTACACACGGCTTTGCATGAAGTGGTAGGTCACGCGTCAGGGCAGATCAATCCTGGTGTAGGCACGCCGAAAGAAACTTTAAAAAGTTATGCCTCTACCATGGAAGAAGGACGCGCGGATCTGGTAGGACTTTATTTCCTTTATGATCCCAAACTACAGGAACTCGGCCTCGTTGACAATTGGAAAGAATTGGGCATGGCGGCTTACGATAATTATATCCGAAACGGTTTGATGATGCAACTCGTGCGCCTGGATCCGGGAGCTGATATTGAAGAATCACATATGCGAAACCGACAGTGGGTCAGCGCGTGGGTCTTTGAAAAAGGTAAAAAGGACAATGTTATTGAAAAAGTAGTGCGGAACGGCAAAACTTATTATAATATTACTGATTACGCGAAACTGCATGAGCTTTTTGGAGAACTCCTGCGGGAAACGCAGCGCATCAAATCCGAAGGTGATTATAACGCTGCCAAAAACCTGGTAGAAAATTACGGCGTAAAAGTAGATCAGAATCTTCATAAAGAAGTACTGACCCGTAACGCGAAATACAAAGAAGCAGCATATCGTGGGTTTGTGAATCCGTATATCACACCGGTTGTAGGTAGCAATGGCAAAGTGACGGACTACGTGTTGAAGTATCCCAAAACTTTTGCAGAACAGATGCTTTACTACGCAAAAGAGTACAGTTTCTTACCTGATCATAACTAA
- a CDS encoding SemiSWEET transporter gives MNENILGLVAGAITSVAMLPQLIKVLKEKNVEDLSWLMITSLIGGLSLWVWYGFIKEELPIILSNAFAVLVNVCLLISYFVYRKK, from the coding sequence ATGAACGAAAATATTTTAGGTCTTGTGGCTGGTGCAATTACTTCAGTAGCGATGTTGCCACAACTGATCAAAGTTTTAAAAGAGAAGAATGTAGAAGATCTTTCCTGGCTGATGATTACGAGTTTAATTGGAGGTCTTTCGCTATGGGTTTGGTATGGTTTCATCAAAGAAGAATTGCCAATTATTCTCTCCAATGCTTTTGCGGTTTTGGTAAATGTTTGCCTTTTAATTTCCTATTTTGTGTATCGTAAAAAATAG